The following coding sequences are from one Virgibacillus necropolis window:
- a CDS encoding CBS domain-containing protein: protein MNIKDFMIADVITAKKNMSIKELLELLVTNRIGGVPVVDKENNLLGMISDGDVIRYLQPKGRTVYDMYALVLVSEQEDLIHKLGYAIDHKLEKVMSTKDIFTVHPDDKIENALAIFSKYGFKKIPVVNDDSKVIGVVSRGDIIRYISTTLISKTEEQ from the coding sequence ATGAATATCAAAGATTTTATGATAGCTGATGTAATTACTGCAAAGAAAAACATGTCGATTAAGGAATTATTGGAGTTACTTGTGACTAATAGAATTGGCGGAGTTCCTGTCGTTGATAAAGAAAACAACCTACTTGGTATGATTAGTGATGGCGATGTAATTCGATATCTCCAACCAAAAGGAAGAACTGTTTATGACATGTATGCATTAGTTCTTGTAAGTGAACAAGAAGATTTAATTCACAAGCTTGGGTATGCTATTGATCATAAGCTTGAAAAAGTTATGTCAACCAAGGATATTTTCACCGTACATCCTGATGATAAGATTGAAAATGCATTAGCAATATTTTCTAAATATGGTTTTAAAAAGATACCTGTCGTAAATGACGATTCTAAAGTAATTGGAGTTGTCAGCAGAGGAGATATAATACGTTATATATCCACAACCCTAATTTCAAAAACAGAAGAGCAATAA
- a CDS encoding flavin reductase family protein: MDTRFFRDTMGKFATGITIVSTDYKGEMMGMTVNAFMSVSLNPKLIAISIDENASMYNKLQETKQFGISILREEQKELSMIFAKQMEKDRDIPFVIQDGVPVIDGSIATLSCQVMDTAKAGDHMIFIAEVTDIKSDVGDPILFYGGNYRTVKPE, encoded by the coding sequence ATGGATACTCGTTTTTTTCGTGACACGATGGGGAAATTTGCTACAGGAATCACAATCGTAAGCACTGACTATAAAGGTGAAATGATGGGAATGACTGTTAATGCATTTATGTCTGTATCATTGAATCCTAAACTTATCGCTATTTCAATCGATGAAAATGCAAGCATGTATAATAAATTACAGGAAACAAAACAATTTGGTATAAGTATTTTACGTGAGGAACAAAAAGAATTATCTATGATTTTTGCAAAACAAATGGAAAAGGATCGAGATATTCCATTTGTTATCCAGGATGGTGTGCCAGTAATTGATGGATCAATAGCAACTTTATCCTGTCAGGTTATGGATACCGCCAAGGCCGGGGATCATATGATTTTCATTGCGGAAGTTACCGACATTAAATCAGATGTAGGAGACCCCATTTTATTTTATGGCGGAAACTACAGAACCGTAAAACCAGAGTAA
- a CDS encoding acyl-CoA carboxylase subunit beta, whose product MSYVEDLQKRMNKIEKGGLEKYHQKNEEKGKLFVRKRLELLFDEDMDVEDAFFANCMDGSLPSDGVVTGIGRINGQSVCVMANDSTVKAGSWGKRTVEKIIRIQETAMKLELPMFYLVDSAGARITDQIEMFPGRRGAGKIFHNQIKLSGRVPQVCLLFGPSAAGGAYIPAFCDIVVMVDGNASMYLGSPRMAEKVIGEKVSLEEMGGAKMHTSVSGCGDVLAKTEEEAIAYGRNYIGYFPASFKDKPKVMDKKEVKEFEKSITDLIPKNQNAPFNMYDFIDRIIDGDSFCEVKKKFAPELITGLARINGKSVGIIANQPRMKGGVLFPDSADKAAKFIQLCDAFNISLLFLMDIPGFMIGTKVERAGIIRHGAKMLASMSEATVPKISVVVRKAYGAGLYAMAGPAFDPDCCLALPTAQIAVMGPEAAVNAVYANKIAELPEEDRPAFIKEKQDEYKDNIDIYRLASELVVDAIIEPDKLRSELVTRFDMYESKSITFTERKHGVYPV is encoded by the coding sequence ATGTCATATGTAGAAGATTTACAAAAGAGAATGAATAAAATTGAAAAAGGCGGTCTTGAAAAATACCACCAGAAAAATGAAGAAAAAGGCAAATTGTTTGTTCGTAAACGCCTTGAGCTTTTATTTGATGAGGATATGGATGTAGAGGATGCTTTTTTTGCTAATTGTATGGATGGTTCTCTCCCGTCTGATGGAGTAGTAACGGGCATTGGTCGAATTAACGGTCAGTCGGTATGTGTAATGGCCAACGATTCAACTGTAAAAGCAGGTTCTTGGGGGAAAAGAACAGTAGAAAAGATTATCCGTATCCAAGAAACAGCTATGAAACTAGAGTTACCTATGTTTTATTTAGTTGATTCAGCTGGCGCTAGAATTACAGATCAAATCGAAATGTTCCCTGGTAGAAGAGGGGCAGGAAAAATATTCCACAATCAAATCAAACTTTCTGGTCGTGTACCACAGGTTTGTCTTTTATTTGGTCCATCTGCAGCTGGCGGCGCCTACATACCAGCATTTTGCGATATCGTAGTTATGGTTGATGGAAATGCTTCTATGTATTTAGGTTCACCTCGCATGGCAGAAAAAGTAATAGGTGAAAAAGTTTCATTAGAAGAAATGGGTGGAGCTAAAATGCACACTTCCGTTTCAGGGTGTGGCGATGTTTTAGCAAAGACTGAAGAAGAAGCTATCGCGTATGGTCGTAATTACATTGGTTATTTCCCAGCTAGTTTTAAAGATAAACCAAAGGTAATGGATAAAAAAGAAGTAAAAGAGTTTGAGAAATCAATCACAGATTTGATTCCAAAAAATCAAAATGCTCCTTTTAATATGTATGATTTTATCGATCGTATAATAGATGGAGACAGTTTTTGTGAAGTGAAGAAAAAATTTGCACCTGAATTAATTACTGGACTGGCACGAATCAATGGTAAATCGGTTGGAATTATTGCTAATCAGCCTCGTATGAAGGGGGGCGTGTTATTCCCTGACTCTGCCGATAAAGCAGCAAAATTCATTCAGCTGTGTGACGCGTTTAACATTTCATTATTGTTCTTAATGGATATTCCAGGATTTATGATAGGAACTAAAGTGGAGCGAGCAGGAATTATTCGTCATGGTGCAAAAATGCTTGCATCCATGAGTGAAGCAACTGTACCAAAAATATCAGTGGTAGTGAGGAAAGCATATGGAGCAGGTCTATATGCAATGGCTGGTCCTGCGTTTGATCCGGACTGCTGTCTTGCATTACCAACTGCACAAATTGCCGTAATGGGTCCTGAGGCAGCAGTAAATGCAGTATACGCGAATAAGATCGCTGAATTACCTGAAGAAGACAGACCAGCATTTATTAAAGAAAAACAAGATGAATATAAAGATAATATTGATATTTATCGTTTGGCATCTGAATTAGTAGTAGATGCCATAATCGAACCAGATAAATTAAGAAGCGAACTAGTTACACGATTCGATATGTATGAATCAAAAAGTATTACGTTTACGGAAAGAAAACATGGAGTTTATCCAGTTTAA
- a CDS encoding enoyl-CoA hydratase, with protein MSELITYKKIDDHIALLTLNRTDAANAVSKALLDELNKNIKKIEHDSSIRCTIITAAGEKAFCAGADLKERKGMTEDQVIQAVQYIGETVSHVAKMKMPVIAALNGVAFGGGLELALACDIRIAVNNTKLGLTETSLAIIPGAGGTQRLTRLIGLGQAKRLIFTGKPVSTEEALSIGLVEQLTDQESLINEAIKTAKQIATNGPIALKQAKTAIDKGIQTDLETGLTIEHVCYKETIPTKDRLEGLNAFKEKRKPEYKGE; from the coding sequence GTGTCTGAACTTATAACTTATAAAAAAATCGATGATCATATTGCCCTCCTAACGCTAAACCGAACAGATGCTGCCAATGCGGTGTCAAAGGCATTATTAGATGAATTAAATAAAAACATAAAAAAAATAGAACACGATTCTTCTATACGCTGCACAATTATTACGGCTGCTGGTGAAAAAGCATTTTGTGCTGGTGCCGATCTTAAGGAACGTAAAGGGATGACAGAGGATCAGGTAATTCAAGCAGTCCAGTATATTGGGGAAACCGTATCACATGTTGCTAAGATGAAAATGCCGGTAATCGCCGCTTTGAATGGTGTTGCATTTGGTGGCGGTTTAGAACTTGCACTCGCTTGTGATATCCGAATAGCAGTAAATAATACGAAGCTTGGACTAACAGAAACATCCTTAGCAATTATTCCTGGTGCAGGCGGTACACAACGTCTTACTAGATTAATTGGACTCGGGCAAGCCAAACGTCTAATCTTTACCGGGAAACCAGTTTCTACGGAAGAAGCCTTGAGCATTGGTCTTGTTGAACAATTAACCGATCAAGAGAGTCTTATAAATGAGGCGATTAAAACGGCTAAGCAAATTGCAACGAATGGCCCAATTGCTTTAAAACAAGCAAAAACAGCTATTGATAAGGGAATACAAACCGATTTAGAAACAGGATTAACAATTGAACATGTCTGTTATAAAGAAACAATCCCAACAAAAGACCGTCTCGAAGGGTTAAATGCATTTAAGGAAAAAAGGAAACCTGAATATAAAGGTGAATAG